In Helianthus annuus cultivar XRQ/B chromosome 3, HanXRQr2.0-SUNRISE, whole genome shotgun sequence, a single window of DNA contains:
- the LOC110931358 gene encoding uncharacterized protein LOC110931358, producing the protein MADARNVNEDDDATRQEAFNGRATEVAEGVMQAHLPRLAQEVESRVLGVVDAMMTSKIEELKELLEGSRNKGKERRCTYKDFMACQPATYDGKIDPIACQRWISNIEAVFIRSRCDNEDKVMFATGQLTFQAKDWWDAHSKEIGEERLQTMTWQEFKDPFMKYHCLQSAIDKIQEDFLRLRQKNEMINEISNIFLDKMKFCGEFVQTERMKINRFYGVLKSEFREFITPSKCETLDELINLARDREIEIKRQEERGEKRPNEKGGSSTPAKKGKYQEQGRKDKSKSGITPCKTCGKLHTGECLLGKKGCYKCGKEGHSSYQCPNNPKTCFHCFEKGHVKSECPKLQQESKKEDKKQEGSRAKGRVFQITSEEAKSHPNVILGIFLLNSIPVYVLFDTGATMSFISNEIIQHPSFKIERMSMPLEVEIADSKIYMLHEICRKCKFIMEDEEFEIDLIPMVLGEFKMIVGMDWLARHRVEIDCENKIMSIQAPSGRQLSIQGERNVETKLCNLIQAFKYIRNGDRAYLAYVVDAQQILPKLEDVEVVNEFPDVFREELPGLLPKEK; encoded by the coding sequence ATGGCTGATGCAAGAAATGTCAATGAGGATGATGACGCAACTCGGCAAGAAGCATTTAACGGTAGGGCTACGGAGGTGGCGGAAGGGGTTATGCAAGCCCATCTTCCGCGATTAGCTCAAGAGGTGGAAAGCCGGGTTTTGGGAGTCGTAGATGCTATGATGACTAGCAAGATtgaagaactgaaggaactttTAGAGGGATCTAGAAACAAAGGCAAGGAACGAAGGTGCACGTATAAAGACTTCATGGCATGCCAACCCGCAACGTATGATGGTAAAATTGATCCGATTGCATGCCAAAGATGGATTTCAAATATAGAAGCGGTGTTTATTCGAAGTCGTTGTGATAACGAAGATAAGGTGATGTTCGCTACCGGCCAACTCACTTTTCAggcaaaagattggtgggatgcaCACAGTAAAGAGATAGGCGAAGAAAGGCTCCAAACAATGACCTGGCAAGAGTTTAAGGATCCTTTTATGAAATATCACTGCCTTCAGTCAGCCATTGATAAGATTCAAGAGGATTTCTTACGCCTCCGACAGAAAAACGAAATGATAAACGAGATATCGAACATTTtcttggataagatgaagttttgtggAGAGTTTGTGCAAACTGAAAGGATGAAGATTAATCGCTTTTATGGGGTGTTAAAGTCAGAATTTAGGGAGTTCATCACTCCCTCAAAGTGTGAGACTCTTGATGAGCTAATCAATCTAGCGCGGGATAGAGAAATCGAAATCAAGAGGCAAGAAGAACGTGGAGAAAAGAGGCCAAATGAAAAAGGTGGAAGTTCGACCCCGGCCAAAAAGGGGAAGTATCAAGAGCAAGGAAGAAAAGATAAGTCGAAGAGTGGTATCACGCCGTGCAAGACTTGTGGAAAGCTTCATACGGGGGAATGCTTGTTAGGCAAGAAAGGGTGTTACAAATGTGGTAAGGAAGGGCACTCGTCTTATCAGTGTCCAAACAACCCGAAGACTTGCTTTCATTGTTTTGAAAAAGGGCATGTTAAATCGGAATGCCCAAAACTTCAGCAAGAGTCAAAGAAAGaagataagaagcaagagggttCTAGAGCGAAAGGGAGGGTGTTCCAAATTACATCCGAAGAAGCCAAGTCTCACCCGAATGTCATTTTAGGTATCTTTTTACTAAACTCCATACCGGTCTATGTTCTATTCGATACTGGAGCTACCATGTCATTTATTTCGAATGAAATTATACAACATCCGTCCTTTAAGATCGAACGAATGTCAATGCCTCTAGAAGTAGAAATAGCTGATAGTAAGATCTATATGCTACATGAGATATGTAGGAAATGTAAATTCATAATGGAAGATGAGGAATTCGAAATTGATCTCATACCTATGGTTCTAGGGGAATTTAAAatgatagtgggaatggattggttggcaCGTCACCGGGTAGAAATAGATTGTGAAAATAAAATAATGTCTATTCAAGCCCCAAGTGGAAGGCAATTGAGTATTCAAGGGGAAAGAAACGTAGAAACCAAATTGTGTAACCTTATCCAAGCCTTTAAATACATACGTAATGGAGATAGAGCATACCTGGCTTATGTGGTAGACGCTCAGCAAATTCTCCCGAAGCTTGAAGACGTTGAGGTAGTGAATGAATTTCCGGATGTGTTTCGGGAAGAATTGCCGGGACTCCTCCCGAAAGAGAAATAG